One genomic region from Capillibacterium thermochitinicola encodes:
- a CDS encoding winged helix-turn-helix domain-containing protein, producing MSKERVLIIEDEPNIIELVAYNLEKEGWLVSKAQTGEEGWEKIQAEHPDIILLDLMLPGIDGMEICRRTRQNKLTRDIPIIILTAKAEEADRVLGLESGADDYVTKPFSPRELIARIRAVLRRADKNFSEVEEKEMLVLGPIKMDLRQHKVLVHDNEIELTPKEFDLLHLLLSHPGRAFSREYLLENLWGYEFFGDTRTVDVHVRRLRQKIEDNPAQPYWLETVRGVGYRIREE from the coding sequence GTGTCAAAAGAACGTGTTCTGATCATTGAAGATGAGCCGAATATTATTGAATTAGTTGCCTATAATCTGGAAAAGGAAGGCTGGCTGGTTTCAAAGGCCCAGACTGGAGAAGAGGGTTGGGAAAAGATTCAAGCTGAACATCCCGATATTATTCTGCTCGATCTGATGTTGCCGGGGATTGACGGGATGGAGATCTGTCGTCGGACCCGTCAGAATAAATTAACCCGCGATATTCCGATCATCATCTTGACCGCAAAAGCGGAAGAAGCCGATCGTGTTTTGGGGTTGGAGTCGGGGGCTGATGATTATGTAACCAAGCCTTTCTCGCCGCGGGAGTTGATCGCACGGATCCGGGCGGTCTTACGGCGGGCCGACAAGAACTTCTCGGAAGTAGAAGAGAAGGAAATGTTGGTTCTCGGGCCGATCAAGATGGATCTTCGGCAACATAAAGTGTTGGTCCATGATAACGAGATCGAGCTTACGCCGAAAGAATTCGATCTGCTCCATTTGTTGTTGTCACACCCGGGACGAGCTTTCTCCCGCGAGTATCTTTTGGAGAACCTTTGGGGTTATGAATTTTTTGGTGACACCAGAACGGTGGATGTGCACGTACGCCGTTTGCGCCAGAAGATCGAGGATAATCCGGCGCAACCGTACTGGCTGGAGACGGTCCGCGGTGTTGGCTATCGGATCCGGGAGGAGTAA
- the pnpS gene encoding two-component system histidine kinase PnpS yields the protein MRRLRLQFIVSISLLFLPAMMVLMGFDRPGVSTFALLWFVIGGYWFVRSFLNPLEKLWKTMRALDPEVQYATYQKFLKKTYHHLNEQEQRIAREKKGREEMESLLFSMVEGVVATDSSGRISFLNPAAEKIFQIEHGSALGKYPREVWREFELVEMFHQVFVTGQPQSREFQMDTPQKTYVKVEIIPIRWGEEEEGQGVLAIVRDFTRMRRLETMRTDFVANVSHELRTPLTSIKGFIETLLDGGLESKETTKRFLTIMYQETDRFSRLISDLLDLSRIESGQTELNRSKLYLAPLVEEVRLTLQDRLAEKNITLSVELGPTAVWADEDLIREVLVNLIDNAIKYSPPGGHIRVMEINRGDEQEFIVCDTGIGIPKDSIPRIFERFYRVDKARSREMGGTGLGLSIVKHIIERHDGKVWVESELGKGSCFHFTLTKYQEGKE from the coding sequence ATGCGCCGCTTACGTCTCCAATTTATTGTCAGCATAAGCTTGCTCTTCCTGCCCGCCATGATGGTGCTGATGGGTTTTGACCGCCCCGGTGTTTCCACCTTTGCCTTATTGTGGTTTGTGATCGGCGGATATTGGTTTGTGCGTTCCTTTCTGAATCCGCTGGAAAAACTATGGAAGACCATGCGGGCACTGGATCCCGAGGTCCAGTATGCGACCTACCAGAAGTTTCTCAAGAAGACTTATCACCATCTGAACGAGCAGGAACAAAGGATTGCCCGGGAGAAGAAGGGGCGGGAAGAGATGGAGTCCCTCCTCTTCAGCATGGTGGAAGGGGTGGTGGCCACCGACTCCAGTGGCCGGATCTCCTTCTTGAATCCGGCGGCGGAAAAGATCTTCCAGATTGAACACGGTTCAGCATTGGGTAAGTACCCGCGGGAGGTCTGGCGCGAATTCGAACTGGTGGAAATGTTCCACCAGGTTTTTGTTACTGGGCAACCCCAGAGCCGTGAGTTTCAGATGGATACGCCCCAGAAAACCTACGTAAAAGTGGAGATCATCCCGATCCGTTGGGGTGAGGAAGAAGAAGGCCAGGGTGTTCTGGCGATTGTCCGTGACTTTACGCGGATGCGCCGTCTGGAGACAATGCGGACTGATTTTGTGGCCAACGTCTCCCATGAACTGCGGACGCCGCTGACATCAATCAAAGGGTTTATCGAAACCCTCCTGGACGGGGGCCTGGAGAGTAAAGAGACGACGAAGCGGTTCCTGACCATCATGTACCAGGAGACGGACCGCTTTAGTCGTTTGATCTCCGACCTGCTTGATCTTTCGCGGATTGAATCGGGCCAGACGGAATTGAACCGGAGTAAACTTTACCTTGCTCCCTTGGTGGAGGAGGTCCGGCTGACGCTTCAGGACCGGTTGGCGGAGAAGAATATCACCCTATCGGTGGAATTGGGACCGACCGCCGTTTGGGCCGACGAAGATCTGATCCGGGAGGTATTGGTTAATCTGATTGATAACGCCATCAAGTATTCCCCGCCGGGTGGGCATATTAGGGTCATGGAGATCAACCGCGGCGATGAACAGGAATTCATCGTCTGTGACACCGGGATTGGGATTCCGAAGGACAGTATCCCCCGGATCTTTGAGCGCTTTTACCGGGTGGACAAGGCCCGTTCCCGCGAGATGGGCGGAACCGGACTGGGCTTGTCCATCGTGAAGCATATCATCGAACGGCATGACGGTAAGGTTTGGGTCGAGAGCGAACTGGGGAAAGGCAGCTGTTTCCATTTTACGCTCACCAAGTACCAGGAAGGCAAGGAGTAA
- a CDS encoding pseudouridine synthase, whose protein sequence is MERLQKYLARCGVASRRKAEEMIVSGLVAVNGQVVRELGVKVDPERDRVTVAGRPVRPDEERIYLMLNKPPGYITGNRDPRGRKTVLALLPEGFPRVFPVGRLDYNTTGLLLLTNDGALAYALTHPKYEIQKVYRALVRGVPDARALNMLRQGVVLEDGPTLPASVDIIKVKAGNAILKIGLREGRNRQVRRMCAAVGHPVLKLERLAIGPLQLGDLPLGRYRRLTAAELKALQKLIDRARLAVAEEKGEDDAPDQKR, encoded by the coding sequence ATGGAACGACTCCAAAAGTATCTGGCCCGTTGTGGCGTGGCTTCCCGCCGGAAAGCCGAGGAGATGATCGTCAGCGGTCTGGTGGCGGTCAACGGGCAAGTGGTCAGGGAATTGGGGGTCAAGGTGGATCCGGAACGGGACCGGGTTACGGTGGCCGGGCGGCCGGTCCGCCCGGACGAGGAGCGGATTTATCTTATGTTAAACAAACCACCGGGGTATATTACCGGCAACCGGGATCCGCGGGGCCGGAAGACGGTCCTCGCGCTCTTGCCGGAGGGGTTTCCCCGGGTGTTTCCAGTTGGCCGGTTGGATTATAACACCACCGGCCTTTTACTTTTGACCAACGATGGTGCGCTGGCCTATGCGCTGACCCACCCGAAGTACGAGATCCAAAAGGTTTATCGGGCTTTGGTCCGGGGCGTGCCCGATGCCCGCGCCTTAAACATGCTCCGCCAAGGAGTGGTCCTGGAAGACGGGCCGACCCTTCCGGCCAGCGTGGATATAATCAAGGTCAAAGCGGGGAATGCTATCCTTAAAATCGGTTTGCGTGAGGGACGGAACCGGCAAGTCCGTCGCATGTGCGCGGCCGTGGGACACCCCGTTTTAAAGCTGGAACGGCTCGCCATTGGCCCGTTGCAGTTGGGTGATTTACCCTTAGGCCGGTACCGGCGGCTGACGGCAGCGGAGCTGAAAGCCTTACAGAAACTGATTGACCGAGCCCGGCTGGCGGTGGCAGAGGAGAAAGGGGAAGACGATGCTCCGGACCAAAAAAGGTAA
- the mreB gene encoding rod shape-determining protein has product MSPILDRFFTKELGLDLGTANSLVYEKGKGIIFREPSVVAIKKDNSNEILAFGQEAEQMIGRTPGHLVAIRPLREGVIANYELTKELIRYLLQKAVKRRLGRRPRVVVSIPTGITSVERRAVLEATLGAGAKEAYLIEEPVAAAIGAGMPVQEAIGNMVINIGGGTTDVAVISLGGVVAGTSIRVGGDAMDEGIIRYIRRQYHLSIGKRSAEQLKIELGSAFPFPGEEERRGEARGRDQVTGLPKNVVVTAEEIRGALKEPITLIINAIRQVVEKTPAELVADIMNQEIVMTGGGALLNGLDRLIAEELGMKVRLADDPMACVVLGAGKTLEHLDTLKRVLVGRKKATR; this is encoded by the coding sequence ATGAGCCCGATTCTCGATCGCTTTTTCACGAAAGAACTCGGCTTGGATCTAGGAACAGCCAACAGTTTGGTTTACGAGAAGGGAAAAGGGATTATCTTCCGGGAACCTTCGGTGGTGGCAATTAAAAAAGACAACAGTAATGAGATACTGGCCTTTGGTCAAGAAGCCGAGCAGATGATCGGGCGGACCCCCGGGCATCTGGTTGCGATCCGGCCTTTACGGGAGGGCGTAATTGCCAATTATGAGTTGACGAAAGAGCTGATCCGTTACCTCCTGCAAAAAGCGGTCAAAAGGCGGTTAGGGCGGAGACCCCGGGTGGTCGTCAGTATTCCGACCGGAATTACCAGTGTCGAGCGGCGGGCGGTCCTGGAGGCAACCCTTGGGGCCGGCGCGAAGGAAGCCTATCTCATTGAGGAGCCGGTGGCGGCGGCGATCGGGGCCGGAATGCCGGTACAGGAAGCTATCGGCAACATGGTGATCAACATTGGTGGGGGGACTACCGATGTGGCGGTCATTTCCCTTGGCGGTGTGGTGGCAGGGACGTCGATCCGGGTTGGTGGCGATGCAATGGACGAAGGGATCATCCGCTACATCCGGCGACAGTACCATCTTTCCATTGGTAAACGCAGCGCCGAACAGCTTAAGATCGAGTTGGGTTCGGCTTTTCCCTTCCCCGGCGAAGAAGAACGGCGCGGCGAAGCCCGTGGCCGGGACCAAGTGACCGGACTTCCCAAGAACGTGGTAGTGACGGCAGAAGAGATCCGCGGCGCCCTTAAAGAACCGATTACCTTGATCATCAACGCCATCCGGCAGGTGGTGGAGAAGACCCCGGCCGAACTGGTGGCCGACATTATGAACCAGGAGATCGTGATGACCGGCGGGGGGGCTTTGCTCAACGGCCTTGACCGGCTAATCGCGGAGGAACTGGGGATGAAAGTACGGTTGGCTGATGACCCCATGGCCTGTGTGGTGCTGGGGGCCGGAAAAACCTTGGAGCATCTGGACACCTTAAAACGGGTTTTAGTTGGCCGCAAAAAAGCCACCCGCTAG
- a CDS encoding DUF881 domain-containing protein, giving the protein MSKHSWKIGVGLASMLLGMLLVFQFRTETNIKTYLPQFTTASELGIKWNRLQTDLNKKEEELKQLRQQLQEYNRDEELKSLRMAAGVTPLRGPGVEITLTDVQRPLKSYEDPNLFIVHYDQLELLVNELWAAGAEAIAVNGVRLVAQTGFSCAGTTILVGTRKLAPPYIIRAIGDAATLKAALTIPGGFIDSQIRPFELGIKIEIKDSLYLPPYKGSSVFNYAEVVPEETEETTVADGVEEAETEDAVEDWEGTGEGEVL; this is encoded by the coding sequence ATGTCGAAACATAGCTGGAAAATCGGTGTCGGCCTGGCGTCGATGTTGTTGGGAATGTTGCTGGTTTTTCAATTCCGGACGGAGACCAATATCAAAACCTATCTTCCGCAGTTTACAACTGCGAGTGAGCTCGGGATTAAATGGAACCGGTTGCAGACCGACCTGAACAAAAAGGAAGAGGAATTAAAGCAGCTCCGGCAACAACTGCAGGAATACAACCGGGACGAGGAGCTGAAAAGCCTGCGCATGGCGGCGGGCGTAACGCCGCTGCGCGGCCCGGGGGTGGAGATTACCCTCACTGATGTGCAGCGTCCACTAAAGAGTTACGAAGATCCCAACTTATTTATTGTCCACTATGACCAATTGGAGTTGCTGGTTAATGAGCTGTGGGCGGCCGGGGCCGAAGCGATCGCCGTGAACGGGGTACGGTTGGTCGCCCAGACCGGGTTTAGTTGCGCCGGGACCACCATCCTGGTGGGAACGCGGAAACTGGCCCCACCTTATATTATCCGGGCGATTGGTGATGCGGCCACCTTAAAAGCGGCGCTTACGATTCCAGGGGGCTTTATCGATTCCCAAATTCGCCCCTTTGAACTGGGGATCAAGATTGAGATAAAAGACAGCCTCTACCTTCCGCCCTATAAAGGCAGTTCGGTCTTTAATTATGCCGAGGTGGTGCCGGAGGAAACGGAAGAAACCACAGTTGCCGACGGGGTAGAGGAAGCGGAGACGGAGGATGCCGTCGAAGATTGGGAAGGAACGGGCGAAGGGGAGGTCCTGTAA
- a CDS encoding small basic family protein — protein sequence MLLIPLIGIALGVGIGLLLPWEVPLIYKSYTALAILATVDAIFGGMRAELEGTFIFSKFIVSFFANALLAVGLAYFGYSIGIDIYLGAVVAFSIRIFNNLSLIREFLLIRYRQRGNEQ from the coding sequence ATGTTGCTGATCCCTTTAATCGGTATTGCCCTTGGGGTCGGGATTGGGCTCCTTTTACCCTGGGAAGTGCCTCTCATCTATAAAAGTTACACCGCTTTGGCCATCCTGGCCACTGTGGATGCGATCTTTGGCGGTATGCGGGCTGAGTTGGAGGGGACTTTTATCTTTTCCAAGTTCATTGTCAGTTTCTTTGCCAATGCCCTCCTGGCCGTTGGGCTTGCTTATTTCGGTTATAGCATCGGCATCGATATTTATTTGGGGGCCGTAGTGGCCTTCAGCATCCGGATCTTTAATAATCTTTCTTTGATCCGGGAATTTCTGCTCATCCGGTATCGGCAGCGCGGAAATGAACAGTGA
- a CDS encoding tyrosine-type recombinase/integrase, with protein MGKRMNSSSNSRRPNKEGSIYYREDKKLWCASVQVGVDVHGKRKRKVIYAKSKDELIEKKKKLDASIVTGTYREPSKMTVEYFLDKWLNEICVSSLRPSTFNLYQGILRKHIYPAIGKILLCKLTPMQLQTLYNSKIKAGLSVSRVKHMHAIIHKALSHALKWGYVSYNVSDLVEKPKQRKKEMTVWNKEQVDKFLEAAKGDKFYPLYVLALTTGLRQGELLGLRWDDIDLRQGTVSVKRTVKEVRGKLVVGEPKTKSARRTVTLPKLAIEVLKEYRKQQLQKRFLSSGYVFTNTQGGLVRALNMVKRSFKPLIKKACVPEIRFHDLRHTHATLLLQQGVNPKLVQERLGHSSIGLTLDTYSHVLPNMQKQVAKELDIVFSM; from the coding sequence ATGGGGAAAAGGATGAATTCTTCGTCTAACAGTAGGCGTCCAAACAAGGAAGGCAGTATTTACTACAGGGAGGACAAAAAGTTATGGTGTGCCAGCGTACAGGTCGGGGTAGACGTCCATGGTAAAAGGAAGAGGAAGGTCATCTATGCCAAAAGTAAAGATGAGCTAATAGAAAAAAAGAAAAAGCTTGACGCTTCTATTGTGACCGGGACTTATAGAGAACCAAGTAAAATGACAGTTGAGTACTTTTTAGACAAATGGCTTAATGAGATCTGTGTATCGTCTTTAAGGCCTTCGACATTTAACCTTTACCAAGGGATACTGAGAAAGCATATATATCCGGCTATTGGCAAGATATTATTGTGTAAGTTGACTCCGATGCAGTTACAGACCCTATATAACTCAAAGATAAAAGCCGGACTATCGGTCTCAAGGGTAAAGCATATGCATGCCATAATACACAAGGCGCTTTCTCATGCTTTAAAGTGGGGATATGTATCTTATAATGTTTCTGACTTGGTGGAGAAACCTAAGCAGAGGAAGAAGGAGATGACTGTTTGGAATAAGGAGCAGGTGGATAAGTTCCTTGAGGCTGCCAAAGGCGATAAGTTTTATCCCCTATATGTTTTGGCCTTGACGACTGGATTAAGGCAAGGAGAACTTTTAGGCCTCCGGTGGGACGATATTGATTTAAGGCAGGGGACTGTCTCTGTCAAACGTACAGTCAAAGAGGTGAGAGGTAAGTTAGTAGTCGGAGAACCAAAGACAAAAAGCGCGAGGAGGACAGTGACTCTGCCTAAACTGGCAATAGAGGTCTTAAAGGAGTATAGGAAACAGCAACTTCAGAAAAGGTTTCTTTCTTCGGGATATGTTTTCACTAATACACAGGGAGGCTTAGTCCGGGCCTTAAATATGGTTAAACGCTCTTTTAAGCCTCTGATTAAGAAGGCATGTGTCCCAGAGATCCGTTTCCATGACCTACGACATACGCATGCCACATTACTTCTTCAACAAGGGGTTAACCCAAAACTAGTCCAAGAAAGGCTGGGTCATTCTAGTATCGGCTTGACATTGGATACGTACAGTCATGTGCTACCGAATATGCAGAAACAGGTTGCTAAGGAGTTGGATATTGTATTTAGTATGTAA
- a CDS encoding tyrosine-type recombinase/integrase, with translation MDYLREFISSLEEEGRSKHTIKAYASDIKQFQTWLEETYGEEKFTPSSITKLDITSYRSYLLTVAQRKPSGINRALSSLSAFCSWAQKQGYISGNPVDGVPQAKQVKAPPKALEDKDLNRLLRTVYKAGKKRDIAIVELMVGAGLRIGEVEALNLQAIKINERKGFVEIRQGKGSKYRIVPLNKDVRKAILDYLEEERPQDASPSLFISQKGGRLTSNAIWKVIKKYAKEAGLPDITPHSLRHTFGTNLIRKHGVDIVTTATLMGHSNISTTAIYTKPNEQDMIDAVEKLSKS, from the coding sequence ATGGACTATTTAAGGGAGTTTATAAGCAGTCTTGAAGAAGAAGGAAGGAGCAAGCACACTATTAAGGCCTACGCGTCCGATATCAAACAATTCCAGACATGGCTGGAGGAAACATACGGAGAAGAAAAATTCACCCCTTCCTCTATAACTAAGCTGGATATCACTTCTTATCGTTCATACTTGCTTACTGTTGCTCAAAGAAAACCTTCCGGTATTAACCGGGCGCTTTCTTCGCTTTCGGCTTTCTGCTCCTGGGCGCAAAAACAAGGATATATTTCAGGAAACCCTGTCGATGGAGTACCACAAGCCAAACAGGTCAAAGCCCCTCCCAAGGCCTTGGAAGATAAAGACTTAAATAGACTACTACGTACAGTCTACAAAGCAGGAAAGAAAAGAGACATAGCCATTGTGGAGTTAATGGTAGGGGCAGGGTTAAGGATCGGAGAGGTTGAAGCATTGAATCTACAAGCTATAAAGATCAACGAGAGAAAAGGTTTTGTGGAAATACGGCAGGGAAAGGGAAGCAAATACCGGATTGTCCCTCTTAACAAGGATGTAAGAAAAGCCATCCTGGACTACTTGGAAGAAGAACGGCCACAGGACGCCTCTCCTTCTCTTTTCATCAGTCAGAAGGGAGGAAGGTTAACCTCCAATGCCATCTGGAAGGTGATAAAAAAGTATGCGAAGGAAGCAGGACTGCCGGACATTACTCCCCACTCCCTTCGGCATACCTTTGGGACTAACCTAATCCGCAAGCATGGAGTTGATATTGTAACCACTGCTACTCTTATGGGTCACTCCAATATATCAACTACTGCCATCTATACAAAGCCAAACGAACAGGACATGATCGACGCCGTCGAGAAGCTGTCAAAGAGTTGA
- the ymfI gene encoding elongation factor P 5-aminopentanone reductase, whose amino-acid sequence MNLKKTVIITGAARGIGRACAELFAAHGYQVLINYHRSVAAAEELGRSLQERGFRVALFQADVCSRPQVDRMVEYCQTVFGPVDLLINNAGIAQSRLFIDLAVEDWENMIRTNLTGVFHCTQSVLRTMLPRRQGKIINIASMWGQVGASCEVHYSAAKAGVIGLTKALAKEVGPANIQVNCIAPGIIETDMMAPFTAEEKTALKGQTPLERFGTADEVAACALFLASDAANFITGQVIGVNGGFVV is encoded by the coding sequence GTGAATTTGAAAAAAACCGTCATCATCACCGGCGCCGCCCGTGGCATTGGCCGGGCCTGCGCCGAACTTTTTGCCGCCCACGGTTACCAAGTGTTGATCAATTACCACCGTTCAGTGGCGGCCGCGGAAGAACTGGGCCGTTCTTTACAGGAGCGCGGGTTTCGCGTCGCCCTTTTCCAGGCCGATGTCTGCTCCCGTCCACAAGTCGACCGGATGGTGGAATACTGCCAAACCGTATTTGGTCCGGTCGATCTTTTGATCAATAACGCCGGCATCGCCCAGTCCCGTTTGTTCATCGATCTCGCCGTCGAGGACTGGGAGAATATGATCCGGACCAACCTCACCGGCGTCTTCCACTGCACCCAGAGCGTCCTCCGGACGATGCTCCCCCGCCGGCAAGGGAAGATCATCAACATCGCTTCCATGTGGGGACAAGTCGGCGCCTCCTGCGAAGTCCACTACTCGGCGGCCAAAGCGGGGGTAATCGGCCTCACCAAAGCCCTGGCCAAAGAGGTGGGCCCCGCCAATATTCAGGTCAATTGCATCGCCCCGGGGATCATCGAAACCGACATGATGGCCCCCTTTACCGCAGAGGAAAAGACAGCCTTGAAAGGACAGACCCCTTTGGAACGGTTCGGTACCGCGGATGAAGTGGCCGCTTGTGCCCTCTTCCTCGCCTCCGACGCGGCCAATTTCATCACCGGTCAGGTTATCGGGGTCAACGGCGGGTTCGTGGTCTGA
- a CDS encoding NAD(P)/FAD-dependent oxidoreductase, whose translation MEQYDLLVIGGGPAGLSAAVNGRRRNKRVLLVGKEKVSNKLRQAHRVDNYLGFPGVSGAELAASYRGHAVAEGVELIEDEIRSFWPEEGGFQAMGKEQLYAAKTVIIASGMPQKASIPGEEKLVGKGVSYCATCDGMFFRGKRVFFLSELEEGEKDANFLADICAQVYYLPRYQGDYRGLDPRIKVVSGRVLRLHGEERLTKVETSAGEYEVEGAFIERASLPLDSLMPDLALENGFIKVDRQMRTNLPGVFAAGDCTGRPWQIAKAVGEGLVAALSAVDYLATLA comes from the coding sequence ATGGAACAGTATGATCTTTTGGTGATCGGGGGCGGCCCGGCCGGGTTATCGGCGGCGGTGAACGGCCGCCGGAGAAACAAACGGGTTTTGCTGGTGGGAAAAGAGAAGGTCAGTAATAAATTGCGCCAGGCCCACCGCGTCGACAATTATCTGGGTTTTCCCGGGGTGAGCGGGGCGGAGTTGGCCGCCAGCTACCGGGGGCATGCCGTCGCCGAAGGGGTGGAACTGATCGAGGATGAAATTCGCAGTTTCTGGCCGGAAGAAGGTGGTTTTCAAGCCATGGGGAAAGAGCAGCTGTATGCGGCGAAGACGGTGATCATTGCCTCGGGGATGCCGCAGAAGGCGTCGATTCCGGGCGAGGAAAAACTGGTCGGCAAAGGGGTCAGCTACTGTGCCACCTGTGACGGGATGTTCTTCCGCGGGAAAAGGGTGTTTTTCCTTTCCGAACTGGAGGAGGGCGAGAAGGATGCCAATTTCCTGGCCGACATCTGCGCTCAGGTTTACTACCTGCCCCGCTACCAAGGGGACTACCGGGGTCTAGACCCGCGGATTAAAGTGGTTTCCGGACGGGTTCTCCGCCTGCATGGCGAAGAACGGCTGACCAAGGTCGAGACTTCCGCCGGGGAATACGAGGTGGAGGGGGCCTTTATCGAACGGGCCAGCCTGCCCCTGGACAGTTTAATGCCGGATTTAGCCTTGGAAAACGGGTTTATTAAGGTGGACCGCCAGATGCGGACCAATCTTCCCGGGGTCTTCGCTGCCGGTGACTGTACCGGTAGGCCGTGGCAGATTGCGAAGGCCGTGGGGGAAGGTCTGGTCGCGGCTTTAAGCGCCGTTGATTACCTGGCCACTTTGGCGTAG
- a CDS encoding TlyA family RNA methyltransferase: MERERIDVLLVGRGLAESRSKAQALIMAGQVRVDGKVVDKPGIRVAADAVIEVDATLPYVSRGGFKLRRALDLFPVTVAGRVCLDAGASTGGFTDCLLQAGAKLVIAVDVGYGQLAWKLRQDPRVVVMEKTNVRYLTVEQLPARPSLLTADLSFISIGKVLSVFTTLLTTDGEIIALVKPQFEAGRTQVGKKGVVRSPAIHEEVLRRVLLMGPETGLGCLGLTYSPVLGPEGNIEFLVYWKKGVPDRGDLDPEAVVAEAWENFKPKKD, translated from the coding sequence ATGGAACGGGAGCGGATCGATGTTTTACTGGTCGGGCGCGGACTGGCGGAAAGCCGGAGCAAGGCCCAGGCGTTGATCATGGCGGGCCAGGTGCGGGTGGATGGAAAAGTGGTGGATAAACCGGGAATCCGTGTGGCGGCCGATGCGGTGATCGAGGTCGACGCGACGCTGCCATACGTGAGCCGTGGCGGTTTTAAACTCCGGCGTGCTTTGGACCTCTTTCCGGTGACGGTGGCCGGCCGGGTCTGTTTGGATGCGGGGGCCTCAACCGGCGGTTTTACCGATTGTCTTTTACAAGCCGGGGCCAAATTAGTGATTGCGGTTGATGTGGGTTACGGGCAATTGGCCTGGAAACTGCGGCAGGATCCGCGGGTGGTGGTGATGGAGAAGACCAACGTCCGCTATTTGACCGTTGAACAGTTGCCGGCCCGCCCCAGTCTCTTGACGGCCGACCTTTCTTTTATCTCCATCGGAAAAGTGCTTTCTGTTTTTACGACCCTCCTTACGACGGACGGGGAGATTATCGCTTTGGTCAAGCCCCAGTTTGAAGCGGGCCGCACCCAGGTGGGGAAGAAGGGGGTTGTGCGCTCACCCGCCATCCATGAAGAAGTTCTCCGGCGGGTGCTGCTAATGGGACCGGAAACGGGCCTCGGTTGCCTGGGGCTTACTTATTCACCGGTTTTAGGCCCGGAAGGAAATATTGAGTTTTTGGTCTACTGGAAAAAAGGCGTCCCGGACCGGGGGGACCTCGACCCGGAAGCAGTTGTGGCGGAGGCGTGGGAGAATTTCAAGCCAAAGAAAGACTAA